The Sphingobacterium bambusae genome includes a window with the following:
- a CDS encoding TonB-dependent receptor — protein MKFFTTLLLSFIALLSYGQSTVLTGKVTDEADRFSLPGATIRITEGNRYTVSGQNGSFEFLDLPEGTYTVSVVYLGYQPLERKITVKRGQKNNIDLTLVTAANTLSEVVVMGDMLKGQARALNQQKNNQNISNIISSDQVGRFPDANIGDALKRVPGITMQNDQGEARNIIIRGLAPNLNSVTLNGDRIPSAEGDNRNVQMDLIPADMISTIEVNKTLTPDMDADAIGGSVNLITRASPNGQRISATLAGGYGPIRDKANYTAGLVYGNRFANNKIGLVFSGSFNNNRFGSDNVEGVWDQDDNGNVFLQEMDIRKYDVQRIRRSTALAFDYKINEKHMFYANAMYNWRDDLENRYRVRYRDLEPVYNATNGITGYTGNIRRETKGGIDNSTNKNARLERQTVQNYAVGGEHLFGSKLDLDWSANYATASEDRPNERYIDFEQEDVAIGQNLLNTRKPFITVNEDPSNFSLRTISENHDFTKEEEFGSKINVRFPLSVIDGQKGRLRTGVRLRLKDKMRDNIFYEYEPINEVGSLSDVPNVYYSGQGYQAGEQYAPGYFVDRNYLGNLDLTNGSQYTEEAQAAEFLALNYRAKEQIFASYLRWDQDFTDKLSMILGARVEHTRINYTGNFVLDEEELLGEVNNKNNYTNVLPNISFKYKATESTVLRAAFTTAIARPNYYALAPYVSALPGDTEIQAGNPDLNATYSYNADLMAEHYFRSVGILSGGVFYKNLKDFIYTYRNNQYTTANFASDFPNQQNPIPAGENFQFVQQRNGDNVDVYGFEVAFQRQLDFLPGRFLKGFGVYVNYTNTNSTARGITNSDGDERTDVKLPGTAPHMFNGSLSWENNKFTSRVSLNYTSSYIDELGGDAFEDRYYDKQLFLDANAAYKITPKFRVFLEANNLTNQPLRYYQGISSRTMQMEYYQARFNLGVKFDL, from the coding sequence ATGAAGTTTTTTACTACACTACTACTGTCTTTTATCGCCCTGCTAAGCTATGGGCAAAGCACCGTGTTGACGGGTAAGGTAACGGATGAAGCCGATCGCTTTTCTCTTCCTGGGGCTACCATTCGTATTACGGAGGGAAACCGCTACACGGTTTCCGGTCAAAACGGAAGCTTCGAATTCCTTGATCTCCCTGAAGGAACCTACACCGTGTCGGTTGTCTATTTGGGATATCAACCCCTAGAAAGAAAAATCACGGTCAAACGCGGACAAAAAAACAACATCGACCTGACTTTGGTTACTGCCGCCAACACACTTTCGGAGGTTGTCGTGATGGGCGATATGTTGAAGGGGCAAGCACGTGCATTGAATCAACAAAAGAATAACCAAAATATTTCCAATATCATATCCTCGGATCAGGTAGGACGTTTCCCGGATGCTAACATCGGGGATGCCTTGAAGCGTGTGCCGGGTATCACTATGCAAAATGACCAAGGTGAGGCGCGTAACATCATTATCCGTGGTTTGGCACCTAACCTGAACTCGGTAACCTTGAACGGCGACCGTATCCCTTCCGCTGAGGGGGACAACCGTAATGTACAGATGGATCTTATCCCTGCTGATATGATATCTACCATTGAGGTGAACAAGACATTAACACCTGATATGGATGCTGATGCGATTGGTGGTTCGGTAAATTTGATCACCCGCGCATCGCCGAACGGCCAACGGATTTCCGCGACGCTTGCTGGTGGTTATGGCCCAATACGCGACAAAGCAAATTATACAGCAGGTTTGGTGTATGGAAACCGCTTTGCAAACAATAAAATTGGTCTTGTTTTCAGCGGATCGTTCAATAATAACCGCTTTGGATCTGATAACGTAGAAGGCGTTTGGGATCAAGACGACAACGGTAATGTTTTCCTTCAAGAGATGGACATCAGAAAATACGACGTACAACGTATTCGCCGCAGCACAGCCTTGGCCTTTGATTATAAAATAAACGAAAAGCACATGTTCTATGCCAATGCGATGTACAACTGGCGTGATGACTTGGAAAATAGATATCGTGTGCGCTACCGCGATTTGGAACCGGTTTACAACGCTACGAATGGCATTACAGGGTACACCGGTAACATACGTCGTGAAACCAAAGGTGGTATCGACAATTCTACCAATAAAAATGCACGCTTGGAACGACAGACTGTACAGAACTACGCTGTAGGCGGGGAGCACTTGTTTGGTTCCAAGCTTGATTTAGACTGGTCGGCGAACTATGCTACGGCTAGCGAAGACAGACCTAACGAGCGTTACATAGATTTCGAGCAGGAAGATGTGGCTATCGGTCAGAATCTTTTAAATACTAGAAAGCCATTTATCACGGTCAACGAGGATCCTAGCAACTTCAGCCTGCGTACCATTAGTGAGAATCATGATTTTACCAAGGAAGAAGAATTTGGTTCGAAGATTAATGTTCGTTTTCCCCTGTCGGTTATCGATGGACAAAAAGGAAGATTGCGTACCGGTGTACGTTTGCGCCTAAAAGATAAGATGCGCGATAACATTTTCTACGAGTACGAACCCATTAACGAAGTTGGTTCCTTAAGTGATGTGCCCAATGTTTACTATAGCGGTCAGGGCTATCAAGCAGGTGAGCAATATGCGCCGGGTTATTTTGTGGATAGAAACTACTTAGGAAATTTAGACCTCACGAATGGAAGCCAGTACACAGAAGAGGCGCAAGCTGCTGAATTTTTAGCGTTGAATTATCGGGCGAAAGAGCAAATTTTTGCGAGTTACCTGCGTTGGGATCAAGATTTCACGGATAAGCTTTCCATGATTTTAGGTGCACGTGTGGAACATACACGAATCAACTACACCGGAAACTTTGTACTTGATGAGGAAGAGTTGTTGGGCGAGGTAAACAACAAGAATAACTATACGAATGTGCTTCCAAATATCTCGTTTAAGTACAAAGCTACAGAGTCGACCGTATTACGGGCGGCTTTCACCACGGCAATAGCTCGTCCAAATTATTATGCACTAGCACCCTATGTAAGCGCTTTGCCTGGAGATACAGAAATTCAAGCAGGTAACCCAGACCTCAATGCGACGTATTCCTACAACGCAGATTTGATGGCTGAGCATTATTTCCGTTCGGTGGGTATTCTTTCGGGAGGTGTTTTCTACAAGAACTTGAAAGACTTTATTTATACATACCGTAACAACCAATATACTACGGCTAATTTTGCGAGCGACTTTCCAAATCAACAAAATCCTATTCCTGCTGGCGAGAACTTTCAGTTTGTACAGCAAAGAAATGGCGATAATGTAGATGTTTATGGCTTTGAGGTAGCCTTTCAACGTCAGTTGGACTTTCTTCCTGGACGTTTCCTTAAGGGTTTTGGGGTATATGTGAACTACACGAATACAAATTCTACGGCACGCGGAATTACGAACTCGGATGGTGATGAACGTACCGATGTGAAATTGCCAGGAACAGCACCTCACATGTTTAACGGATCGCTATCTTGGGAAAACAATAAGTTTACCTCTCGTGTTTCCTTAAATTATACCTCTTCGTATATTGACGAGTTAGGAGGAGATGCCTTTGAAGATAGATACTATGACAAGCAGTTGTTCTTGGATGCAAATGCGGCCTATAAGATTACACCGAAATTCCGCGTGTTTCTCGAAGCCAACAATTTGACCAATCAGCCCTTGCGTTACTACCAAGGTATTTCTTCACGCACTATGCAAATGGAATACTACCAAGCACGTTTTAACCTAGGGGTGAAATTCGACTTGTAG